A window of Chengkuizengella sediminis contains these coding sequences:
- a CDS encoding glycosyltransferase family protein, translating into MNEQTIAFICCVNNENHYNECKNHINHLYVPAGFRIEHIPLYNCENITVEYNKAMKNSKAKYKVYIHQDCFILNKTFIPNFLKVFSEDEQNGMLGVAGVKQLPPSGVWWEGKECYGKVIEYRQSYNYLCFQEFESQYVDVHAVDGLVVVTQYDIEWDERIKGFHFYDTSQCIRFIKQGLNVVIPRQPMPWVLHFIGKRGTNNQDFREFHQLRKKFLHLYGDTLKYI; encoded by the coding sequence ATGAATGAGCAAACTATAGCATTTATTTGTTGTGTCAATAACGAAAACCATTATAATGAGTGTAAAAATCATATTAATCATCTGTATGTTCCGGCAGGATTCCGGATTGAACATATTCCATTATATAATTGCGAAAATATAACTGTTGAATATAACAAAGCTATGAAAAACAGTAAAGCGAAATATAAAGTGTATATCCATCAAGATTGTTTCATTTTAAATAAAACTTTCATCCCTAATTTCTTAAAGGTTTTTTCAGAGGATGAACAAAATGGTATGCTTGGAGTAGCTGGTGTAAAGCAATTACCACCCTCAGGTGTTTGGTGGGAAGGTAAAGAATGTTATGGAAAAGTAATTGAGTATAGACAAAGTTATAACTATCTTTGTTTTCAAGAATTTGAATCACAATATGTTGATGTACATGCAGTTGACGGTTTAGTCGTCGTGACTCAATATGATATTGAATGGGATGAGCGAATCAAAGGATTTCACTTTTACGATACATCTCAATGTATAAGATTTATTAAACAAGGATTAAATGTAGTCATTCCACGTCAACCTATGCCTTGGGTGCTCCACTTTATTGGAAAAAGAGGAACTAACAATCAGGATTTTCGGGAATTTCATCAACTACGTAAAAAATTTTTACATCTCTATGGAGATACTCTGAAATACATTTAA
- a CDS encoding CgeB family protein: protein MKFTNRKRKYFKRDSYHPINEKINKKNIIILFVKSGKSTPYDTLEASVIKSFKKEIQHFHTVSPNQHIHKVASEINPHLIIFFDGWNVPTTKVILLKTLGFKTAIWFLDDPYYTDFTKTLAPNYDYVFTVEKECIDFYKSLGCENVYFLPLAVDHDIFNQKKDLESKYNTNILFVGHAHPDRLQFLKSIDDELFKRNIRIIGPNWNQLKNSSLRDCILINDRISYEETARYYNGTKIVINMHRSIENPEINSNTIKIPALSLNPRTFEISACGAFQLTDYREELKNIYIPGKDIATYTSPSDLIKKIDYYLSHPVKRQRMARKAMQITLKSETFLNRINQLLQNVFTSINEKNK from the coding sequence ATGAAATTTACAAACAGAAAAAGAAAATACTTTAAGCGTGATTCATATCATCCTATAAACGAGAAAATTAATAAAAAGAATATCATTATTTTATTTGTAAAATCTGGAAAAAGCACCCCTTATGATACATTAGAGGCATCAGTCATTAAGTCATTTAAAAAAGAAATACAACATTTCCATACCGTTTCACCAAATCAACATATTCATAAAGTAGCTAGTGAAATCAACCCTCACCTTATTATATTTTTTGACGGTTGGAACGTACCAACAACTAAAGTGATTTTATTAAAAACATTAGGTTTTAAGACAGCTATATGGTTTTTAGATGATCCATATTACACAGATTTCACAAAAACGTTGGCACCAAATTATGATTATGTGTTTACAGTTGAAAAAGAGTGTATAGATTTTTATAAGTCATTAGGTTGCGAAAATGTATATTTTCTTCCTCTAGCTGTAGATCATGATATATTTAATCAAAAAAAAGATTTGGAATCTAAATACAACACGAATATTCTGTTTGTGGGGCACGCACATCCTGATAGACTACAATTTCTTAAGTCAATTGATGATGAATTATTTAAGAGAAATATTCGGATTATAGGACCGAATTGGAATCAACTTAAAAATTCTTCACTTCGTGACTGCATATTAATAAACGATAGAATATCTTATGAGGAAACAGCTAGATACTATAATGGGACAAAAATAGTTATAAATATGCATCGCTCTATTGAGAATCCAGAAATAAATAGTAATACAATTAAAATTCCAGCACTATCTCTGAATCCAAGAACATTTGAAATATCTGCTTGTGGAGCTTTCCAACTAACTGATTATCGTGAAGAGTTAAAAAATATTTATATACCAGGTAAGGATATTGCTACTTATACTTCACCTAGTGATTTGATAAAAAAAATTGATTATTATTTATCTCATCCGGTTAAAAGACAAAGAATGGCAAGAAAAGCTATGCAAATAACATTAAAAAGTGAAACTTTTTTAAATAGAATTAATCAATTGTTACAGAATGTATTCACAAGTATTAATGAAAAAAATAAATAG
- a CDS encoding class I SAM-dependent methyltransferase gives MKWNYYSPTFLIEKYVSSSISTYNDHKKFSYDLVRNIKPKLVVELGTQWGVSHFSFCQAVKDDKIPAKCVAVDHWKGDPHTGKYKENIYQKVKKISDIEFPKISTLMRTTFNEAVNSFEDNTIDILLIDGYHTFESVKHDYVTWFPKLSINSIVLFHDIAVKKDDFGVYKLWEMLKKHYPFIEFDHSFGLGVLFPKGCDDQFIINQQDEFKKVYEK, from the coding sequence ATGAAATGGAACTATTATTCACCTACATTTTTAATAGAAAAATATGTATCCTCTAGTATATCGACATATAATGATCATAAGAAATTTTCTTATGATTTAGTAAGAAATATAAAACCAAAATTAGTAGTTGAACTAGGTACTCAATGGGGAGTGTCCCATTTTAGTTTTTGTCAGGCTGTAAAAGATGATAAAATTCCTGCGAAGTGTGTTGCTGTCGACCATTGGAAAGGAGACCCTCATACAGGTAAATATAAAGAAAATATATATCAAAAAGTTAAGAAAATTTCTGATATTGAATTCCCTAAAATATCTACTCTAATGAGGACAACATTTAATGAGGCAGTAAACAGTTTTGAAGATAATACAATTGATATTTTACTTATAGACGGTTATCACACTTTTGAGAGTGTTAAACATGATTATGTAACTTGGTTTCCAAAGTTATCAATAAATAGTATTGTTTTATTCCATGATATTGCTGTAAAAAAAGATGACTTTGGTGTTTATAAATTATGGGAGATGTTGAAGAAACATTATCCTTTCATTGAATTTGATCACTCATTTGGTTTGGGTGTTTTATTTCCCAAAGGATGCGATGATCAGTTTATTATCAATCAGCAAGATGAATTTAAGAAAGTGTATGAAAAATAA
- the rfbD gene encoding dTDP-4-dehydrorhamnose reductase — MKHLKVLVTGADGQLGRDMVQRLKKNGEKVFAFGRKELDITDIDRVLIKMKEIHPDIVIHCAAYTNVNFAEKEPNQAFLINSYGTRNVATASEQIRAKLVYVSTDYVFDGSASSPYTEFDQTNPLNQYGKSKLAGEQFVRELHSKFYIVRTSWLYGKHGHNFVKTMLTLATEKDSLSVISDQIGCPTYTVDLSERIGQLIHTDKYGIYHISNAGSCSWYEFADLIFKKKKIIVNLKKILSDSFENDTPRPSYSVLSDRALILNGFDKMRHWKDALMEFLSELKIR; from the coding sequence TTGAAACATCTTAAAGTACTAGTAACAGGAGCAGACGGACAATTGGGAAGAGATATGGTGCAAAGACTTAAAAAAAATGGAGAAAAAGTGTTTGCTTTTGGCAGAAAGGAACTAGATATCACTGACATAGATCGAGTATTAATTAAAATGAAAGAAATACATCCTGATATTGTCATTCATTGTGCGGCTTATACAAACGTTAATTTTGCAGAAAAAGAACCAAATCAAGCCTTTTTAATAAACAGCTATGGAACAAGAAATGTTGCAACTGCGTCTGAACAAATAAGAGCAAAACTTGTTTATGTAAGTACTGACTATGTATTTGATGGAAGTGCATCCTCTCCGTATACAGAATTTGACCAGACTAATCCATTAAATCAATATGGAAAATCAAAACTAGCAGGTGAACAGTTTGTACGTGAATTACACTCCAAGTTTTATATTGTCAGAACCTCATGGTTATATGGAAAACATGGTCATAATTTTGTTAAAACCATGCTTACATTAGCAACAGAAAAGGACTCGCTCTCCGTCATATCTGATCAAATAGGATGCCCAACCTATACGGTAGATTTATCTGAACGAATTGGTCAATTAATACATACAGACAAATACGGTATTTATCATATTTCAAATGCTGGCAGTTGTTCATGGTATGAGTTTGCAGATTTAATATTTAAGAAGAAAAAGATAATAGTGAATTTAAAAAAAATATTATCTGATTCCTTTGAAAATGATACCCCTCGACCCTCTTACTCTGTTTTAAGTGATCGTGCTTTAATATTAAATGGTTTTGATAAAATGAGACATTGGAAGGATGCATTAATGGAATTTTTATCGGAATTAAAAATTCGTTAG
- the rfbB gene encoding dTDP-glucose 4,6-dehydratase, whose protein sequence is MNLLITGGAGFIGSHFIHYILNKYDDYHVVNVDRLTYASNLSNVATFEHHPYYTFIQGNIENKDLITHIVKNNKIDTIVNFAAETHVDRSIHDSSIFVKTNVLGTQTLLEVALENNIQKFIQISTDEVYGDLGASGYFRETTPLSPKNPYSATKASSDHLVLAYHETYDINVNITRCSNNYGPYQFPEKLIPLLILNALEEKELPIYGDGTNVRDWIHVTDHCAAIDLVIHKGKTGEIYNIGSHNERNNLEIAESIIEKLGKSKKLITFVQDRLGHDRRYAIDAMKISKQLNWKPNIPFEKGITDTIKWYVKNRNWW, encoded by the coding sequence ATGAATTTATTAATTACTGGTGGTGCGGGGTTCATTGGCAGCCATTTTATACATTATATACTCAATAAATATGACGATTACCATGTAGTGAATGTAGATAGATTAACCTATGCTAGTAATCTATCTAATGTAGCAACATTTGAACATCATCCCTATTATACTTTTATACAAGGGAACATCGAAAATAAAGACTTGATTACCCATATTGTGAAAAACAATAAAATTGATACCATAGTAAACTTTGCAGCTGAAACCCATGTAGACAGAAGCATTCATGATTCATCTATTTTTGTGAAAACGAATGTATTGGGAACTCAAACTCTTTTAGAAGTAGCATTAGAAAACAATATACAAAAATTCATTCAAATTTCTACAGATGAAGTATACGGTGATTTAGGTGCTAGTGGTTACTTCAGAGAAACTACTCCTCTATCCCCCAAGAATCCATATTCAGCAACCAAAGCAAGTTCAGATCATCTAGTGCTTGCCTACCACGAAACTTATGACATAAATGTAAATATAACGCGTTGTTCTAACAATTACGGTCCCTATCAATTTCCAGAAAAACTAATTCCACTACTAATTTTAAACGCATTAGAAGAAAAGGAGCTCCCTATATACGGAGATGGAACAAATGTAAGAGATTGGATTCATGTAACCGATCACTGTGCTGCAATTGATCTTGTCATTCACAAAGGAAAAACTGGAGAAATCTATAATATTGGTAGTCATAACGAGCGAAACAACCTTGAAATTGCTGAATCGATTATTGAGAAACTTGGTAAATCGAAAAAATTAATTACATTTGTACAAGATAGGTTGGGGCACGATCGTCGTTATGCCATTGATGCGATGAAAATTTCAAAACAACTAAATTGGAAGCCAAACATTCCCTTCGAAAAAGGAATCACAGATACAATTAAGTGGTACGTCAAAAATAGAAATTGGTGGTGA
- the rfbC gene encoding dTDP-4-dehydrorhamnose 3,5-epimerase — MNFIKTKLPGVFIIEPQLFEDHRGFFMESYQKDIFLKAGLSSNFVQDNHSFSREVGVIRGLHYQLNPSSQTKLVRVATGVVLDVVVDIRRGSPTFSQWIGVILSEHNKRQLFIPKGFAHGFCTLTTNTNLLYKVDEGYSPQNDRGIAWNDPDIEIEWPVTNPILSKKDEKHPFLKETENNFCWEKS, encoded by the coding sequence GTGAATTTCATAAAAACAAAACTACCGGGAGTATTCATAATTGAACCACAATTATTTGAAGATCATCGTGGTTTTTTTATGGAAAGTTATCAAAAAGATATTTTTCTTAAAGCTGGTTTATCATCTAATTTCGTCCAAGATAATCATTCCTTTTCAAGAGAAGTAGGAGTTATTCGTGGGTTGCATTATCAACTAAATCCTAGCTCACAGACAAAACTAGTACGTGTAGCTACAGGGGTTGTACTGGACGTTGTTGTTGATATTAGAAGAGGTTCGCCTACATTTTCCCAATGGATTGGTGTCATATTAAGTGAACATAATAAGCGACAATTGTTCATTCCTAAAGGATTTGCACATGGTTTTTGTACATTAACTACCAACACAAATTTATTATACAAGGTGGATGAAGGATATTCCCCACAAAATGACAGAGGTATTGCTTGGAATGACCCCGACATTGAAATTGAGTGGCCTGTTACTAATCCAATTTTATCTAAGAAAGATGAAAAACACCCCTTCTTAAAAGAAACTGAAAATAATTTTTGTTGGGAGAAATCATAA
- the rfbA gene encoding glucose-1-phosphate thymidylyltransferase RfbA, producing the protein MKGIILAGGSGTRLYPLTKVLSKQLLPIYDKPMIYYPLSVLMLADIREILIISTPHDTPRFKQLLKDGKDLGLDLSYEVQTEPKGIAEAFKIGKNFIGEDHVSLILGDNVFFGHQFINLLERLTTQNSGATILGYPVKDPKRFGVIELDNHKQVISIEEKPYLPKSKYAVTGLYFYDNKVIDIVEHISPSSRGELEITDVNKVYLDSNELHVELLGRGFTWIDTGTHDALQEASNFVRTIESRQNLKIACIEEIAYRKGYITTEQLLKLAKSMKTNSYSEYLIDIVNN; encoded by the coding sequence ATGAAGGGGATTATTTTAGCTGGTGGGAGTGGTACTAGACTATATCCGTTAACAAAAGTTCTCTCAAAACAATTACTTCCTATTTATGATAAACCTATGATTTATTATCCATTATCTGTATTGATGTTAGCAGACATTAGAGAAATATTGATCATCTCTACTCCTCATGATACACCCAGGTTTAAACAACTACTGAAAGATGGAAAAGATTTAGGATTAGACTTATCCTATGAAGTACAAACCGAACCAAAAGGAATAGCTGAAGCATTTAAGATCGGTAAAAATTTTATCGGTGAAGATCATGTGTCCTTAATACTTGGGGATAATGTTTTTTTTGGTCATCAATTCATAAATTTACTTGAACGATTAACAACTCAAAATTCGGGAGCAACGATATTAGGTTATCCTGTAAAAGATCCTAAACGGTTTGGAGTTATAGAGTTAGACAACCATAAACAAGTTATTTCAATTGAAGAAAAGCCATATCTACCAAAATCAAAATACGCAGTTACAGGATTATATTTCTATGACAATAAAGTAATAGATATTGTAGAACATATTTCCCCTTCTTCAAGAGGGGAACTTGAAATCACAGATGTAAACAAGGTTTATTTAGATTCGAATGAATTACACGTTGAACTGTTAGGGAGAGGATTTACATGGATCGATACTGGGACCCATGATGCCTTGCAAGAAGCATCGAATTTTGTAAGAACCATTGAAAGTAGACAAAATTTAAAGATAGCATGTATTGAAGAAATTGCATATCGAAAAGGTTATATAACTACAGAGCAATTACTTAAGTTAGCAAAGTCTATGAAAACCAACAGTTATAGTGAATATCTGATTGACATTGTTAACAATTGA